In Nostoc sp. UHCC 0926, a single genomic region encodes these proteins:
- a CDS encoding metal ABC transporter permease, translating to MLNWLIEPLSFEFMRGALATAILLGVLCAVVGTYLIVQRMGLLGDVIAHAVLPGLAIAFFLGIDIFFGAFISGTLSTFVIGWIQSQSRIKVDAAMALVFSGFLALGIMLITLLKSKLDLHEFLFGDILGVTTDDVKRTVIITVIVLLLVKLFYKELLFYTFDPLGAQASGLPINLIHFGLTGAITLTIIASMQTVGVVLVVSLLIGPGITAYLLVKELHQMMQLGAIIGVISSVTGMYISYYLNVPSGAAIVLVVSVLFLLALFFSPTQGILTRPEITDRRVRLLSQFKFQNPK from the coding sequence ATGTTAAATTGGCTAATTGAACCCCTAAGTTTTGAATTTATGCGTGGAGCACTTGCTACAGCAATTCTGTTGGGTGTTCTTTGCGCTGTTGTTGGTACTTACCTGATCGTTCAACGCATGGGATTACTAGGAGATGTGATTGCTCATGCAGTTTTACCAGGACTAGCTATAGCCTTTTTCTTGGGTATTGATATTTTCTTCGGTGCATTTATTTCTGGAACTCTCAGCACCTTTGTAATTGGTTGGATTCAATCCCAATCTCGGATAAAAGTTGATGCAGCTATGGCGCTAGTTTTTTCGGGATTTTTAGCCTTGGGTATCATGCTAATTACCCTATTGAAAAGTAAGTTAGACCTGCATGAATTTTTGTTTGGCGATATCTTGGGTGTAACTACAGATGATGTGAAGCGCACTGTAATTATTACCGTTATTGTCTTGCTTTTAGTAAAGCTTTTTTACAAAGAATTGCTATTTTATACATTTGACCCACTTGGCGCTCAAGCAAGTGGTTTACCAATTAATTTGATTCATTTTGGTTTAACTGGTGCTATCACCCTGACGATTATTGCTAGTATGCAAACTGTAGGTGTGGTATTAGTTGTTTCCCTGTTGATTGGCCCAGGAATTACAGCTTATTTATTAGTGAAAGAGTTACACCAAATGATGCAATTAGGCGCAATTATTGGTGTAATTAGCAGTGTTACGGGAATGTATATTAGTTACTATTTGAATGTTCCATCAGGCGCAGCTATAGTATTAGTTGTTTCCGTCCTATTTTTATTAGCATTATTTTTTAGTCCTACCCAAGGAATTTTGACCAGACCAGAAATCACTGATCGAAGAGTTAGGCTTCTTAGCCAGTTCAAATTTCAAAATCCGAAGTGA
- a CDS encoding GDYXXLXY domain-containing protein has protein sequence MTNSSPESKNKTLSPEAEFSNKVTFRDYLIASEQKSNKPLPFWRLLAPLALQTGLIMAVPAQAVYTDVTGKTVILQTVPVDPNNVLEGNTLALDYNISRTANLSRLPGWQTLVSRGRGSGRRLPEGTNIFVTLQEQLSSGRGVPRAWRPLRVSSDFPTTLRANQVALKGVYQDGSVNYGLETYYIKENQRRQISNDLQTQRARRGQLPPIVVKAKVDPQGKAVPVSMWVRDRNYRF, from the coding sequence ATGACTAATAGTTCTCCTGAATCTAAAAATAAAACCTTGTCTCCCGAAGCCGAATTCTCCAATAAGGTGACTTTTCGGGATTACTTGATTGCCAGTGAACAAAAATCGAATAAGCCCTTACCTTTTTGGCGGTTACTAGCTCCCCTGGCGCTGCAAACAGGGTTAATTATGGCAGTACCAGCCCAAGCAGTTTATACAGACGTGACAGGTAAGACGGTGATTTTGCAAACCGTACCTGTAGACCCTAACAATGTGCTGGAAGGTAACACCTTAGCGTTAGATTACAACATATCCCGTACCGCAAATTTGAGCCGACTACCTGGTTGGCAAACATTAGTCAGCAGAGGCCGTGGAAGTGGCAGAAGATTGCCTGAAGGAACCAACATCTTCGTGACTTTGCAAGAGCAACTATCCTCTGGTCGCGGTGTTCCTAGAGCTTGGAGACCGTTACGAGTAAGTAGCGATTTCCCCACAACTCTTAGAGCCAATCAGGTAGCCTTGAAAGGTGTTTATCAGGATGGTTCTGTTAACTACGGCTTAGAAACGTATTACATAAAAGAAAACCAACGGCGGCAGATTTCCAACGACTTACAAACCCAACGTGCCCGCAGAGGACAGCTACCACCGATTGTGGTGAAGGCGAAAGTAGATCCACAGGGGAAGGCAGTGCCAGTTAGTATGTGGGTGCGCGATCGCAACTATCGCTTTTAA
- a CDS encoding DUF2157 domain-containing protein, translating to MILENFPQKLRKEAQLWRDEGLISSSLYEQLAERYQFKNLEAAARDRNKAIAIAVGGILLCLGIITFVAGNWQGGSREIKFILMMSLFFAIAITGFYTWRPPEGKKPQRSKRLLGEGLLILSAFIFGANLLLMAQMFNIAGSTSQLFLAWGLGVVVMAFGLCLNSLGILSIVLVEIGYWTGLEDLWYASGEFTWSRLVVQHMPLLAWLVFVPLAYFCRSRWIFGLAAFVFASSLQANLNPLPLLNYADIAPWVASFAFALPPALFWSYDDLLFPSINYRLFQSLARNLALVSFGIVFYILSFRWVWESPNYGYNQPTNVTNLFESLPIIDLGILSGLAVLQWLFLLRQRNNPPRREVIFTTAVISTFLAFIAIIPFWHQTISRIDELGVFIFNVLLATLAWGLIQEGLKLSNRSSFWGGMLLLTVQIISRVQEYDTDLLFKSLVYVLCGSALISAGLWFERRLPGGSSTSKK from the coding sequence ATGATCTTAGAGAATTTTCCGCAAAAATTACGCAAAGAAGCACAACTATGGAGGGATGAAGGATTAATTAGTTCTTCGCTGTATGAGCAATTAGCAGAACGTTATCAATTTAAAAACCTGGAAGCTGCTGCACGCGATCGCAATAAAGCGATCGCGATTGCTGTAGGCGGCATCCTTTTATGCTTAGGCATAATTACCTTTGTAGCCGGAAACTGGCAGGGAGGGTCACGAGAAATCAAATTTATTCTGATGATGAGTTTGTTTTTTGCGATCGCTATCACTGGTTTTTACACCTGGAGACCACCTGAAGGAAAGAAGCCACAACGAAGTAAACGCTTATTGGGAGAGGGGTTACTAATTTTAAGCGCCTTCATTTTCGGTGCAAATTTACTGCTGATGGCCCAGATGTTCAATATTGCCGGTTCAACTTCCCAATTGTTTCTCGCCTGGGGGTTGGGTGTTGTGGTAATGGCCTTCGGTTTGTGCTTAAATTCTTTAGGAATTCTGTCAATTGTCCTCGTGGAAATCGGGTACTGGACTGGACTAGAAGACTTGTGGTACGCTTCAGGTGAGTTCACTTGGTCGCGGCTAGTGGTGCAGCATATGCCTTTGTTGGCATGGCTGGTGTTTGTTCCCTTAGCCTACTTCTGTCGATCACGCTGGATTTTTGGTCTAGCAGCCTTTGTCTTTGCTAGTTCCTTACAAGCCAACCTCAATCCGCTGCCACTGCTGAATTATGCTGATATAGCCCCTTGGGTGGCATCTTTTGCTTTTGCACTCCCACCTGCATTATTCTGGAGTTATGATGATTTGCTGTTTCCAAGCATAAATTACAGGTTGTTTCAATCCCTGGCCCGTAATTTAGCATTGGTAAGCTTCGGCATTGTCTTTTACATTCTCTCTTTTCGTTGGGTCTGGGAATCTCCAAATTATGGTTATAATCAGCCAACGAATGTGACAAACTTGTTCGAGTCTCTGCCGATCATCGATCTGGGGATTCTCAGCGGGTTGGCGGTATTGCAATGGTTGTTTCTACTGCGTCAAAGAAATAACCCTCCGCGCCGTGAAGTGATTTTCACAACTGCTGTCATTAGTACTTTTCTTGCCTTTATTGCCATAATACCTTTTTGGCATCAAACTATCAGCCGGATTGATGAACTTGGTGTTTTTATTTTCAATGTACTTCTAGCAACATTAGCCTGGGGACTAATTCAAGAAGGATTGAAATTAAGCAACAGAAGTTCCTTTTGGGGCGGTATGCTATTATTAACAGTTCAAATTATCAGTCGCGTGCAAGAGTACGATACCGACTTACTTTTCAAGTCGCTGGTCTATGTCTTGTGCGGTTCTGCTTTAATTAGCGCTGGACTCTGGTTTGAACGCCGTCTACCTGGTGGTAGTTCTACAAGTAAGAAGTAG
- a CDS encoding RsmB/NOP family class I SAM-dependent RNA methyltransferase, whose translation MEKPSNLLLKVSRRLFTNLDEQEKFIEALMNPQPFSPSILWCQEKPDISPLAVETPTSWQPKFIDRLYLGEKPGQHPLHQKGYFYCLDFSSVFAATTLLAIPQSVRLVFDMCAAPGGKSIFAWKALQPDLLISNEVIGKRLGMLISNFKRCQISPSAVVNRDSSIFAQMFFCSSNLVIVDAPCTGQSLLAKGEKAPGCFHPTAINKSANRQKRIIANSAKIVSPQGYLAYMTCTYSPEENEQVCEWFLERFPQFQAIEMSNLAKYQSHLTTMPCYRMFPQDGLGAGAFTVLFKNTNDDEDEPKELDLNTISSLYIYENLKKSS comes from the coding sequence ATGGAAAAACCTTCTAATTTATTACTTAAAGTCTCGCGGCGTTTGTTCACTAATCTAGATGAACAAGAAAAATTTATCGAGGCTTTAATGAATCCTCAGCCTTTTTCACCCAGTATTCTTTGGTGTCAAGAAAAGCCAGATATTTCACCTTTGGCAGTGGAAACACCAACCTCTTGGCAACCAAAATTTATAGACCGCTTATACCTGGGAGAAAAACCTGGTCAGCATCCCTTACATCAAAAAGGATATTTCTATTGCTTAGATTTTTCTTCGGTGTTTGCAGCTACTACTTTGTTAGCTATTCCTCAGTCAGTACGTTTAGTTTTTGATATGTGTGCCGCACCAGGAGGTAAAAGTATCTTCGCTTGGAAAGCTTTACAACCTGACTTACTGATCAGTAATGAAGTCATTGGCAAACGTCTGGGAATGCTAATTTCTAATTTTAAGCGTTGTCAGATCAGCCCTAGTGCAGTGGTTAATAGAGATTCGAGTATATTTGCCCAAATGTTTTTCTGCTCTAGCAATTTAGTAATAGTAGATGCTCCTTGTACTGGACAATCCTTACTTGCTAAAGGTGAAAAAGCACCCGGATGTTTTCACCCAACTGCTATTAATAAGAGTGCAAATCGGCAAAAGCGCATTATAGCTAACTCTGCTAAAATTGTTTCACCACAAGGCTATCTGGCTTATATGACTTGTACATATTCACCCGAAGAGAATGAGCAAGTTTGTGAATGGTTTTTAGAACGCTTTCCCCAGTTTCAGGCAATAGAAATGAGTAATTTAGCCAAATATCAGTCGCATTTAACTACGATGCCTTGTTATCGGATGTTTCCTCAAGATGGGTTAGGCGCTGGTGCGTTTACAGTCCTGTTTAAAAATACTAATGACGATGAAGATGAGCCTAAAGAATTAGATTTAAATACAATATCTTCGCTGTATATCTACGAAAATTTGAAAAAGTCAAGTTAG
- a CDS encoding NUDIX hydrolase produces the protein MSRKVSKVFKQSGVIPYRVNNGKVEILLITTRNFQHWVIPKGDIPNGMSPPASAAKEAWEEAGVIGQVDANELGTYKYRKRGKIYQVKMYLLPVEMLSEDYPEASKRKRQWVEVNKAIRWVKFNSLKRILKGFFQVKSHFCAFRDVSQI, from the coding sequence ATGAGTCGAAAAGTCAGCAAAGTGTTTAAACAGTCTGGGGTGATTCCTTATAGAGTGAACAATGGCAAAGTCGAAATATTGCTAATCACTACCCGTAACTTTCAACACTGGGTAATTCCGAAAGGAGATATTCCTAATGGCATGAGTCCGCCCGCTTCAGCAGCCAAAGAGGCGTGGGAAGAAGCAGGGGTAATTGGGCAGGTAGATGCCAATGAACTGGGAACTTACAAGTACCGCAAACGAGGTAAAATTTACCAGGTCAAGATGTATTTGTTACCAGTGGAGATGCTGAGTGAAGATTATCCAGAAGCAAGTAAAAGAAAACGGCAGTGGGTAGAAGTGAATAAAGCTATCAGGTGGGTTAAGTTTAATTCACTCAAACGAATCCTAAAAGGTTTTTTTCAGGTCAAATCTCACTTTTGTGCATTTCGGGATGTTAGTCAGATATAG
- a CDS encoding GH25 family lysozyme, translating to MEGIDVADQDGRVDWTAVKNSGKTFAFVKATEGVSIKDSAFAHHWQTMKAVGIIRGAYHFFHPHTSDPVEQAKEFLKTLGKLEPGDLPPVLDVEVTDKGSNQAVINGAKQWLAEVEKALLQQTKKPIKPIIYTFPSFWQELGNPSDFANYPLWIANYGTKNPSIPGAWQGQYLIHQYEGDISGVAGVSGRADLNRFNGLQIGDSGLRVKQLQQQLKNIGLYTDAIDGHFTESVKNAIVSFQTSKGLQADGIVGIKSWVALLWI from the coding sequence ATGGAAGGAATTGATGTTGCCGATCAAGACGGCAGAGTAGATTGGACCGCAGTAAAAAACTCTGGTAAAACTTTTGCGTTTGTCAAAGCTACAGAAGGAGTTAGCATCAAAGATTCTGCTTTTGCTCATCACTGGCAGACCATGAAAGCTGTTGGTATTATTCGGGGTGCTTATCATTTCTTTCACCCACATACATCTGACCCGGTTGAGCAAGCGAAGGAATTCTTAAAAACGTTGGGGAAATTAGAACCAGGAGACCTACCACCAGTTCTGGATGTAGAGGTAACTGATAAAGGAAGTAACCAAGCTGTAATTAATGGAGCGAAGCAGTGGTTAGCAGAGGTGGAAAAAGCCCTTTTACAACAAACAAAAAAACCAATTAAGCCAATTATTTATACCTTTCCTAGTTTCTGGCAAGAACTTGGTAATCCATCTGATTTTGCTAATTATCCGTTATGGATTGCCAATTACGGAACCAAGAACCCAAGTATTCCTGGCGCTTGGCAGGGGCAATACCTAATCCATCAATATGAAGGTGATATATCTGGTGTAGCTGGTGTTAGTGGTCGAGCCGATTTGAATAGATTCAATGGATTGCAGATAGGAGATTCTGGGCTAAGAGTAAAACAATTACAACAGCAATTAAAAAATATTGGATTGTATACTGATGCCATTGATGGGCATTTTACGGAGTCAGTTAAAAATGCAATTGTCAGTTTCCAAACATCTAAGGGATTGCAAGCCGATGGAATCGTCGGTATAAAAAGTTGGGTAGCTTTACTGTGGATTTAG
- a CDS encoding DUF4232 domain-containing protein: protein MRILIMEGSLLLLLTAVTTGCVGSSSVTKQPQALPVSTEQPTKATVLTSTPTPIRKTTENSTPEATIATNPTRCETSQLSVRRVSEDAGVGNVALTYAFSNNASSPCNLYGYPGLALLDAKGQPLEGVKVIRSKDTYFSSKQPRQQVTLAPGTQASFQIAYNHISSPEEHCPMSSKIEITPPNAYQHFTLTEQIKPCTGKVRVTPVQAVGTQP from the coding sequence ATGCGAATTCTAATTATGGAAGGCAGTCTGTTATTGCTCCTGACTGCGGTGACAACTGGCTGTGTCGGTTCTTCCTCTGTTACAAAACAGCCACAAGCCTTACCAGTAAGCACTGAACAGCCGACGAAAGCAACTGTGTTGACCTCAACACCTACACCGATTAGAAAAACTACAGAGAATTCTACCCCTGAAGCCACTATTGCCACGAATCCGACGCGCTGTGAAACTAGTCAATTGTCAGTGCGCCGAGTCTCCGAAGATGCTGGCGTTGGGAATGTTGCACTCACCTACGCCTTCAGCAATAACGCCTCATCCCCTTGCAACCTCTACGGTTATCCGGGATTAGCACTACTGGATGCAAAAGGTCAGCCTTTGGAGGGGGTTAAAGTTATCCGCTCAAAAGACACTTACTTTTCGAGTAAGCAACCTCGACAACAAGTAACTCTAGCTCCTGGAACACAAGCCTCATTTCAGATAGCATACAACCACATTAGTTCTCCAGAGGAACACTGCCCAATGTCTAGTAAAATTGAAATCACGCCTCCTAATGCTTACCAGCACTTTACCCTCACAGAACAAATCAAGCCTTGTACAGGCAAAGTCAGAGTAACTCCGGTGCAAGCCGTTGGCACTCAACCCTAG
- a CDS encoding class I SAM-dependent methyltransferase yields the protein MQDSKQEINARASIDLEQRRNWYSPVADVYYNARPQYPKQLIERSVVLAQLDSDASILEVGCGPGNATVAFAQFGFSMTCIEPNQDFCRLAQRNCATYPNVAIHNTSFEEWEQEAKQFNAVLSANAFHWIPPEIRYPKAATALRDNGFLILLWNLRPEPKYEVYQAIEEVYQAYAPSFVRYEGAKTQAEILRGFEQDILDSGYFKELVTEQIACEVTYSIDDYLKLSSTIGRLEPKAKELLFAGLREKLRNFGDSVHLSFLSAVHVARKDG from the coding sequence ATGCAAGACTCCAAACAAGAAATAAATGCCAGAGCTTCTATAGATTTAGAACAGCGAAGGAATTGGTATTCTCCCGTTGCTGATGTTTATTACAACGCCAGACCACAATATCCAAAGCAACTGATCGAGCGGTCTGTCGTTTTAGCCCAACTTGACTCAGATGCATCGATTCTTGAGGTCGGTTGTGGTCCAGGAAATGCGACGGTAGCTTTTGCTCAATTTGGTTTTTCAATGACGTGTATTGAGCCAAACCAGGATTTTTGTCGTTTGGCACAACGCAACTGTGCAACCTATCCAAACGTTGCAATCCACAACACCTCATTTGAGGAGTGGGAACAGGAAGCAAAACAGTTCAATGCCGTTCTATCTGCTAATGCCTTTCACTGGATACCGCCAGAGATTCGGTATCCCAAGGCAGCGACGGCATTACGTGACAACGGGTTTCTCATCCTGCTATGGAATCTGAGACCTGAACCGAAATACGAAGTTTACCAAGCGATCGAGGAAGTGTATCAAGCCTATGCTCCCTCATTTGTTCGGTATGAAGGTGCCAAAACTCAAGCGGAAATTTTGAGAGGGTTTGAACAAGACATTCTAGACTCTGGTTATTTTAAGGAATTGGTGACTGAGCAAATCGCGTGTGAGGTTACGTACAGCATCGATGACTACCTTAAGCTATCAAGTACCATTGGGAGACTGGAGCCAAAGGCGAAGGAGTTGCTATTTGCAGGATTGCGGGAAAAGCTGAGGAACTTTGGAGACAGTGTACACCTCTCGTTTCTTTCTGCTGTTCACGTTGCCCGAAAAGATGGATAA
- a CDS encoding response regulator: MEPALPLAGLNILVVDDDDDSRFYITTVLEADGATVMAVASAAIALKVLPELQPDVLICDIAMPGEDGYTLIRKIRALKPDIWGKLPAIALTAYGDSEYRSHALEAGFQTHVAKPVDPGELVVIVANLVASYKS; the protein is encoded by the coding sequence ATGGAACCTGCTCTTCCCCTTGCTGGCTTAAACATCCTCGTAGTTGATGATGATGACGATAGCCGCTTTTACATTACTACCGTGTTAGAAGCAGATGGAGCCACTGTCATGGCAGTTGCATCGGCAGCGATAGCATTGAAAGTACTACCTGAGTTGCAACCTGATGTCTTGATTTGTGATATTGCTATGCCTGGTGAAGATGGCTACACTCTTATCCGCAAGATCCGGGCGCTGAAGCCTGATATTTGGGGAAAACTCCCCGCTATCGCCTTAACTGCCTATGGCGATAGCGAGTATCGTAGCCATGCCCTGGAAGCGGGCTTTCAGACTCATGTGGCTAAACCGGTTGACCCAGGAGAACTAGTTGTGATCGTCGCAAATTTGGTCGCTTCTTATAAGAGTTAA
- the guaA gene encoding glutamine-hydrolyzing GMP synthase: protein MNTAVTLPTEQAPQTLEDFGRLDRQLIVILDFGSQYSELIARRIRETQVYSEVLSYRTSSALLRQLNPKGIILSGGPSSVYGDKAPHCDPEIWNLGIPVLGVCYGMQLMVNQLGGEVAKADRGEYGKASLYIDDPTDLLTNVEDGITMWMSHGDSVIQMPSGFELLAHTENTPCAAIADHERKLYGVQFHPEVVHSIGGIALIRNFVYHICDCEPTWTTAAFVEEAIEEIRTRVGDKRVLLALSGGVDSSTLAFLLYKAIGEKLTCVFIDQGFMRKYEPERLVKLFQEQFHIPVEYVNARDRFLATIANITDPEEKRRRIGHEFISVFEETSKRLGYFDYLAQGTLYPDVIESADTNVDPQTGERVAVKIKSHHNVGGLPKDLRFKLVEPLRKLFKDEVRKVGRSIGLPEEIVQRQPFPGPGLAIRILGEVTSERLNILRDADLIVRQEINQRGMYHDFWQAFAVLLPIRSVGVMGDRRTYAYPIVLRIVTSEDGMTADWARVPYDVLEVISTRIVNEVKGVNRVVYDITSKPPGTIEWE from the coding sequence ATGAATACAGCGGTGACTCTACCAACAGAACAAGCCCCCCAAACATTGGAAGATTTTGGGCGGCTTGATCGTCAATTGATTGTAATTCTGGACTTCGGCTCTCAATATTCTGAGTTGATTGCCCGGCGCATCCGCGAGACTCAAGTATACTCTGAAGTTTTGTCCTATCGCACTTCTTCTGCACTTTTGCGCCAACTCAATCCTAAGGGAATCATCCTCTCCGGTGGCCCGAGTTCGGTTTATGGTGATAAAGCTCCCCATTGTGACCCAGAAATCTGGAATTTGGGAATACCCGTCTTGGGTGTTTGCTATGGGATGCAGCTAATGGTAAATCAACTCGGTGGGGAAGTGGCAAAGGCTGACCGAGGTGAGTATGGCAAAGCATCATTATATATTGATGATCCCACAGATTTGCTCACTAATGTCGAAGATGGCATCACTATGTGGATGAGTCATGGAGACTCAGTTATCCAAATGCCGTCAGGGTTTGAATTGCTGGCACATACAGAAAATACTCCCTGTGCTGCCATTGCCGACCACGAAAGGAAACTTTACGGCGTTCAATTCCATCCAGAGGTGGTGCATTCTATTGGCGGGATAGCATTAATCCGTAATTTTGTCTACCATATCTGCGATTGCGAACCCACTTGGACAACAGCGGCTTTTGTCGAAGAGGCAATTGAGGAAATTCGCACCAGAGTTGGCGATAAGCGGGTGCTGTTGGCGCTATCTGGGGGAGTGGATTCTTCTACTCTGGCCTTCTTGCTGTATAAAGCGATTGGTGAGAAACTAACCTGCGTATTTATCGATCAAGGCTTTATGCGAAAGTATGAGCCAGAGCGATTGGTAAAGCTGTTCCAAGAACAGTTTCACATTCCTGTAGAGTATGTGAATGCCCGCGATCGCTTTTTAGCTACAATTGCCAATATTACAGATCCTGAAGAAAAACGCCGCCGCATCGGACACGAATTTATCAGCGTATTTGAGGAAACATCCAAGCGCCTCGGCTACTTTGACTATCTGGCTCAAGGGACTCTTTATCCAGATGTGATCGAATCTGCTGACACCAACGTTGATCCCCAAACTGGTGAGCGGGTAGCGGTGAAAATTAAGAGTCATCACAATGTTGGCGGTTTGCCCAAAGACTTAAGATTTAAATTGGTGGAACCACTGCGGAAACTATTTAAAGATGAAGTCCGCAAAGTTGGGCGTTCCATTGGTTTACCAGAAGAAATTGTCCAACGGCAACCTTTTCCTGGCCCTGGTTTGGCAATTCGCATCCTGGGGGAAGTCACATCTGAACGGTTAAATATTTTGCGCGATGCTGATTTGATTGTCCGGCAAGAAATTAACCAACGCGGCATGTATCATGATTTCTGGCAAGCATTTGCTGTCTTGCTGCCAATTCGTAGTGTTGGCGTTATGGGGGATCGGCGTACCTACGCTTACCCCATCGTCTTGCGAATTGTGACCAGTGAAGATGGCATGACTGCTGATTGGGCCAGAGTCCCTTACGATGTTCTGGAAGTGATTTCCACTCGGATTGTGAATGAAGTGAAAGGGGTGAATCGGGTAGTTTATGACATCACCTCTAAGCCACCTGGAACCATTGAATGGGAGTAA